The genomic segment GTTGCTGGCTGCATCACCAAAACCATAACCAATTCGTTCTGACCATCTTACTTTATGGTACGCGTCATCTTGAACGCCGCTTGCTGTCTGATTCGCACTCATCGCACATTCTCCTCTTGTACCTAGCTTTAAACGCTAATTTATAAGCTGTTCAGCTCTTTAATTAATTGGTCAAGCATGTCTTTGGTGAAGCCATCGCCGCCGAAAGCCATCAAGTTGCGAAGCGGCATGTATTGCATCATTTTGACCATCATTTCCGCATGGGCATCATCTTCATCAACGCCGCCGAGCGGACTGTTCTCCTGGAATTTCTTCATATATGGCTGCAAAATGACAGTCGCTTCTTCATTGTTATACAAGTCGCCCAGTGTCGTATTTTGCGTATAATGCTTTTTCAATTTAACGGTAGATTCAACGGCAAGCGTCGCTTCAAGAACGATTTCCTGCGAGGAATGCCCGATCAAAATCGCGAATTCGCCGCTTTCCACATGCCAATCCTTAATATCCACATTGTAGTAGGCGAAAGAACGTTTATTGAGCACGAAGCTTACCGTTTTTGTCTCGCCAGGCGCGAGCGCAACCTTTTTAAAGCCCTTCAGCTCTTTCTCTGGGCGAATAACGGTGCTTGCTACATCCTTCACATAAAGCTGCACCACTTCTTTGCCTGCAACGCTGCCTGTATTGGTCACATTGACCGTTACTTCTACCTCATCTGTATCCTTGATGCTCGCCGCGCTTAGCTTTAAGTCGCTGTAAGCAAACGTCGTGTAGCTCAGGCCATATCCAAACGGGAACAGAACATCGATTTCCTTCTTGTCATAATAACGGTAGCCTACGAAGATGCCCTCTTTATATTCAACGCGGTCGCCTTCGCCCGGGAAGTTCAGGAATGAAGGGTTGTCGCTAAGCTTCAGCGGGAACGTCTCTGCCAGCTTGCCGGAAGGATTCACTTCTCCAAACAACAAGTCTGCAACGGCTCCGCCAACGGCCTGTCCACCCAAATAACCTTCAAGCACAGCATCGACTTGATCCAGCCATGGCAGCAGTACTGCTGATCCATTGAGCAGCACAACTACGACGCGGCCTTGAACGCTCGCAACGGCCTCGATCAGCTTGTTTTGATTTTCAGGCAGGTTCAGATGCTCACGGTCATACCCTTCTGATTCATAACGGTCAGGCAATCCGGCAAAAATGACCGCAACCTCCGCCTCGCTTGCAGCGCGCTTCGCTTCTTCAATCAACGCTTCATCAATGGCATCATCACCTGCGTGATAGCCTTGCGCAT from the Paenibacillus sp. BIHB 4019 genome contains:
- a CDS encoding glycoside hydrolase family 3 C-terminal domain-containing protein, with the protein product MTRNIQDIVAQMTLEEKAGLCSGLDFWHLKGVERLGVPSIMVTDGPHGLRKQQTGADHLGIFDSVPATCFPSAAGLACSWDEELIGKVGVALGEECQAEDVAVLLGPGVNIKRSPLCGRNFEYFSEDPYLSSEMAAGHINGVQSQGVGTSLKHFAVNNQEHRRMSTDAVVDERTLREIYLASFEGAVKKAQPWTVMCSYNQVNGVFASENVKLLTDILKDEWGHEGFVVSDWGAVNERDLSLAAGMELEMPASNGVGEKKVLDAISNGTLTQEALDRAVTRLLRIIFKSVDEKVKDAAYDKNAHHQLARTVASESMVLLKNKGGLLPLAKNSRVAVIGAFAEKPRFQGGGSSHIVPTKLDHPVEEIKALVSDASAVVYAQGYHAGDDAIDEALIEEAKRAASEAEVAVIFAGLPDRYESEGYDREHLNLPENQNKLIEAVASVQGRVVVVLLNGSAVLLPWLDQVDAVLEGYLGGQAVGGAVADLLFGEVNPSGKLAETFPLKLSDNPSFLNFPGEGDRVEYKEGIFVGYRYYDKKEIDVLFPFGYGLSYTTFAYSDLKLSAASIKDTDEVEVTVNVTNTGSVAGKEVVQLYVKDVASTVIRPEKELKGFKKVALAPGETKTVSFVLNKRSFAYYNVDIKDWHVESGEFAILIGHSSQEIVLEATLAVESTVKLKKHYTQNTTLGDLYNNEEATVILQPYMKKFQENSPLGGVDEDDAHAEMMVKMMQYMPLRNLMAFGGDGFTKDMLDQLIKELNSL